A genomic segment from Flammeovirga pectinis encodes:
- a CDS encoding GH92 family glycosyl hydrolase, which produces MKRNSLLLLQLILIISLFTSCKSDDKPIIKEKPINNVDPFIGTGGIVHTFPGATIPFSMIQLSPDTDTKGWNWCSGYHYSDSTLKGFSHTHLSGTGWSDLGDILVMPTVGELQITAGEKDKPDTGWRSRFSHENEKAEAGFYKVYLEDYNVTAELTAGKRVGFHKYIFPESEKANIIFDPTNIIFGKVLETKIETTSATEISGYCLSEGWGGRRYVYFSAEFSKPYDAFKITKAGKFSKHLKVIDKDVKGFATFRTREGESIEVKVGISAVSANGALLNLRSEKDNSFALAQLNAQNQWNGILSKFKVEGGTKEQRRIFYTGVYHNFIAPNLSMDIDGKYVALGKSFKAEGFTNYSSFSTWDTFRATKPLISFLTPEYSQDFSRSLIARYKDAGDHLPLWELCGVDNTCMIGYPSVPVIYDAIQKGADIDKKEAFAAMDDIAHFNKVSSSDGDGGLNEYIKLGYVPAHIPKNISKTLEYAYEDWVIAQLAKDIGDIDKYNYYMKRANNFRNIYHPERKMFWPKKANGEWFGDIVMDQWEPLQDHWISGNKWAYDYFVPHAVSDLIELKGGKVAFAKELDQLFSVELEMKGEEHADISGFVGSYAHGDEPGHANPYLYNYVGEAWKTQAMVRKLMAEMYSDKPDGMINNEDCGQMSAWYIFSAMGFYPVCPGDKQYIIGSPIFDRVSMDLGNGRTFIVVAKNNSDKNKYVQSLSLNGKEITTSYITQDQISEGGVLTFKMGPKPNKAFGAKEGDIPVSSLQLDN; this is translated from the coding sequence ATGAAGAGGAATAGCCTTTTATTACTACAATTAATTCTAATTATCTCTCTGTTTACCTCTTGTAAATCAGATGATAAGCCAATTATCAAAGAAAAACCAATTAACAATGTAGATCCATTTATCGGAACTGGCGGAATCGTGCATACATTTCCAGGTGCAACAATACCGTTTTCTATGATTCAATTAAGTCCTGATACAGATACAAAAGGATGGAATTGGTGTTCAGGGTATCATTATTCAGATTCAACTTTAAAAGGTTTTAGTCATACTCACCTAAGTGGTACAGGCTGGTCTGATTTAGGAGATATATTAGTTATGCCAACTGTTGGAGAATTACAGATAACGGCAGGTGAAAAAGATAAACCAGATACAGGTTGGAGATCTAGATTTTCTCATGAAAATGAAAAAGCAGAAGCAGGGTTTTATAAAGTATATCTAGAAGATTACAATGTAACTGCAGAATTAACCGCGGGTAAGCGAGTTGGGTTTCATAAATATATTTTTCCAGAATCTGAGAAAGCGAATATAATTTTTGATCCAACTAATATCATCTTTGGTAAAGTGTTAGAGACAAAAATAGAAACAACTTCTGCTACAGAAATTAGTGGTTACTGTTTAAGTGAAGGTTGGGGTGGTAGAAGATATGTTTATTTTTCTGCTGAATTTTCTAAACCATACGATGCGTTTAAAATAACAAAAGCAGGTAAATTTTCTAAGCACTTAAAAGTAATTGATAAAGATGTAAAAGGCTTTGCAACTTTTAGGACTAGAGAAGGCGAAAGTATAGAAGTTAAAGTTGGTATTTCTGCAGTGAGTGCTAATGGTGCATTATTGAATTTACGTTCCGAAAAAGATAATTCTTTTGCTTTAGCACAATTGAATGCTCAAAATCAATGGAATGGTATTTTATCTAAATTTAAAGTTGAAGGTGGTACTAAAGAACAACGTAGGATTTTTTATACTGGTGTGTACCATAACTTTATTGCACCCAACTTATCAATGGATATAGATGGTAAATATGTTGCTTTAGGGAAATCATTTAAAGCAGAAGGTTTTACCAACTATTCAAGTTTTTCTACATGGGATACTTTTAGAGCAACTAAGCCTTTAATTAGCTTTTTAACTCCAGAATATTCTCAGGATTTTAGTAGATCTCTAATTGCACGTTATAAAGATGCAGGAGATCATTTACCATTATGGGAACTTTGCGGTGTTGATAACACTTGTATGATAGGTTATCCATCTGTTCCTGTAATCTACGATGCTATTCAGAAAGGTGCTGATATTGATAAAAAAGAGGCTTTTGCTGCTATGGATGATATTGCACACTTTAATAAAGTGTCTAGTTCTGATGGTGATGGAGGTTTAAATGAGTATATAAAATTGGGCTATGTTCCTGCTCATATACCTAAAAATATATCAAAAACTTTAGAGTATGCTTACGAGGATTGGGTTATTGCTCAATTAGCTAAAGATATTGGAGATATTGATAAGTACAATTATTACATGAAACGTGCGAATAATTTCAGAAATATTTATCATCCTGAAAGAAAAATGTTTTGGCCTAAAAAAGCAAACGGAGAATGGTTTGGTGATATAGTGATGGACCAATGGGAGCCATTACAAGATCATTGGATTTCTGGTAATAAATGGGCCTATGATTATTTTGTACCTCACGCAGTAAGTGATTTGATTGAATTGAAAGGTGGTAAAGTTGCTTTTGCCAAAGAGTTGGATCAATTATTTAGTGTAGAGTTAGAAATGAAAGGAGAAGAACACGCAGATATATCTGGTTTTGTAGGAAGCTACGCACATGGTGACGAGCCAGGACATGCAAACCCGTATTTATATAATTATGTAGGTGAGGCTTGGAAAACGCAAGCAATGGTAAGAAAATTAATGGCAGAAATGTATTCTGATAAGCCCGATGGTATGATTAACAACGAAGATTGTGGTCAAATGTCGGCTTGGTATATTTTCTCTGCAATGGGCTTTTATCCAGTTTGTCCAGGCGATAAACAATATATCATCGGCTCTCCAATATTTGATAGAGTAAGCATGGACTTAGGCAATGGAAGAACATTTATTGTTGTAGCAAAGAATAATTCTGATAAAAATAAATACGTTCAATCTCTGTCTTTAAATGGAAAAGAAATTACAACAAGTTATATCACACAAGATCAAATTTCTGAAGGAGGCGTTTTAACTTTTAAAATGGGACCTAAGCCAAATAAGGCATTTGGTGCTAAAGAAGGAGATATACCTGTTTCATCACTTCAATTAGATAATTAA
- a CDS encoding PorP/SprF family type IX secretion system membrane protein, producing the protein MYSNYKLKQNLLFIFLSITSVAFSQDAHLSQYYAAPLYLNPALVGTAGDGRASLNYRNQWTGLPSNYMTIMSAFDTPIPSKNISLGVQIHEDIMGHNAGMILDRTMFNATGGYKFKINKKYSLSFGLQLGFEQSSLGFYKLLFGDQINDDGITGDPTKDRVSNESIIYPDISFGSMFYGENFWFGLSFYHINQPSITRFQEGYDKLPLRFSAQAGYRIPLTYRWHGSVANYDDKFVSFMMHYQAQGTKDQLSTGVNLNYKPLILGVWYRGLILKDNEHPSQFNHDALVIMSGLQVKQFTFGYSFDMPIGGLQLSEGVSHEISLRYDFNFFPGYRKKNRKGKTGLPTDKCPTPNF; encoded by the coding sequence ATGTATAGCAACTACAAATTAAAGCAAAACTTACTTTTTATATTCTTAAGCATTACTTCTGTAGCGTTTAGTCAAGATGCGCATTTGTCTCAATATTATGCAGCTCCTTTGTACTTAAACCCTGCATTAGTTGGTACTGCTGGAGATGGTAGAGCATCTTTAAACTATAGAAATCAATGGACGGGTTTACCATCAAATTACATGACAATAATGTCTGCTTTTGATACACCTATTCCCTCTAAAAATATATCATTAGGTGTGCAAATACACGAGGATATCATGGGACATAATGCTGGAATGATTCTAGACCGTACCATGTTTAATGCTACTGGTGGGTATAAATTCAAAATCAACAAAAAATATTCTTTAAGTTTTGGTTTGCAATTGGGTTTCGAGCAATCTTCTCTGGGTTTCTATAAGTTACTTTTTGGAGATCAAATAAATGATGATGGAATAACAGGCGATCCTACTAAAGACCGTGTATCTAATGAGTCTATCATCTACCCAGATATATCTTTTGGTTCTATGTTTTATGGTGAGAATTTTTGGTTTGGGTTATCGTTTTATCATATTAACCAACCATCAATCACTAGATTTCAAGAAGGATACGATAAACTCCCTTTACGGTTTTCTGCACAAGCTGGATATAGAATTCCCCTAACCTATAGATGGCACGGTAGTGTAGCAAATTATGACGATAAGTTTGTTTCGTTTATGATGCACTATCAAGCACAAGGCACAAAAGATCAATTAAGCACAGGTGTTAACCTAAATTATAAACCTTTAATTCTTGGTGTTTGGTATCGAGGTCTAATATTAAAAGATAATGAACATCCAAGTCAATTTAACCACGATGCATTAGTTATAATGTCTGGATTACAAGTCAAACAATTCACTTTTGGATATAGCTTTGACATGCCAATTGGTGGCTTACAATTATCAGAAGGAGTTTCTCATGAAATATCATTAAGATATGACTTTAATTTCTTCCCGGGATATAGGAAGAAAAACAGGAAAGGCAAAACTGGCTTACCAACTGATAAATGTCCTACTCCAAACTTCTAG